Part of the Dermatophilus congolensis genome is shown below.
GGTCCAGGAGGCGGCGATGTCTTCGGCGGTGATGGGGGTTCCGTCGGCGAATTGGGCGCGGGGGTCGATTTTGGCGGTCCAGGTGGTGTGGTTGCTGGTGGTCATGGTGTTGGCGAGGCCGGGGACTGCTTTTCCTTTGGGGTCGATGGAGTAGAGACCGCGGTAGATGAGTTGGGCGATGCGGCGGGTGGCGTCGTCGGTGATGTCGGCGGGGAAGAGTGAGGGGCCTGCGGCGCGGGTGTTGGTGCGGATGGGTGTTTCGGGGGCTACTGGTGGTGGTGTGATGGGGGGTTGTGAGGGTGCGGTGGGGGTGGGGCTGGGGTGGGTGCAGGCGGTGGTGAGTAGGGTGCATGCGAGCGTGACGAGGATCCGCCGGTGTGCGCGGCGGCGGGTGTGGGGTGTTGGGATGGAACTGGGTCGTTCTTGTGTGTTCCCCCGGTTTCGCATGTAGCCACCTTGCCACGGGTGGGGTGGTGGAGGTGGAGGGCGGGGTGTTGTTGGTGGAGTCTGCGAAGGGCCGGTGGCGCGGATAGACTGGTGGGCCGAGAGTTATTCGGACATCATTTTCGAAGAGAGAGTCGACTTACGTGGCAACGACGAACGATCTGAAAAACGGCATGGTGCTGGTGTTGGACAACCAGTTGTGGACTGTTATTGAGTTCCAGCACGTGAAGCCGGGTAAGGGTCCGGCTTTTGTCCGTACCAAGCTCAAGAGTGTGACGAGCGGTAAGACGGTCGATAAGACGTTTAACGCTGGCACGAAGGTCGAGACCAGCAATGTCGACAAGCGCTCGATGCAGTACTTGTACAAGGACGGCGACGACTACGTTTTCATGGATGGGAAAACGTATGACCAGTTGACGGTGCCGGGCAGCGTTGTTGGTGACGCGGCGAAGTACATGTTGGAGAACATGGAAGCCACGGTTGCTACGCATGAGGGTTCGGTGTTGTTTATTGAGCTTCCTGCGTCGGTGGAGTTGGAGATCACGTATACGGAGCCGGGTTTGCAGGGCGACCGGTCCACTGGTGGGACTAAGCCTGCGACGTTGGAGACGGGTGCTGAGATTCAGGTGCCGTTGTTCCTGGAGACCGGTACTCGTGTCAAGGTCGATACGCGTGATGGCTCGTACTTGAGCCGTGTGAACTGATGTCGCAGAGCTCTTCGGAGTCTGTTCGCAGTGGTTCGGGGGCGGGTAAGCGTTCTCGTTCGGGTAAGCCTGGCCAGGGGTCGGGTACGTCTGCGCGCAGTAAGGCTCGTCGTGAGGCTTTGGATATTTTGTTTGAGGCTGAGCAGCGGGGTAAGCGTCCGTTGGAGATGCTGGCTGAGCGGGTGGCGCATCCGGCGCGGGTGAATCCTCCGCGTGCGTTTGCGGCGCAGATCGTCGAGGGTGTGGCTGATCATTGGGCTGCTATCGATGATGCTATTTCGACGTATTCGCAGGGTTGGGCGTTGGATCGTCTTCCGGCGGTTGATCGTGCTGCGTTGCGGGTCGGGACGTGGGAGGTTCTGTACCACGATGAGACACCTGATGGTGTTGCCGTGGCGGAGGCTGTTGCGTTGGTGGCTGATTTGTCGACGGATTCGTCTCCGAGCTTCGTGAATGGTTTGTTGAGTCGTATCGTCGAGGTGAAGTCCACGTTGATGTGATCAGCGTGGTGTGTCAGGAGGGGCGTGCGCTGGTGGTGCATGCCCCTCCTGGCGTGTGCTGGTGATGTTGCAGGTGGATGTGTTGGTGATGTTGCGCTCGTAGGATTGCGGAATTGTGTTGCCGCGGCAGTGTTCTTTGAGGGTTGTTGTGGTGTGGGCGTGGTCAGGATTGCGGGGAGGTTGCCCAGGTGGATATTCGTCAGTTGCGCTATTTCCTTGCTGTGAGTGAGCGCAAGTCGTTGTCGAGTGCGGCGCGTAATTTGTATGTCACTCAGCCGACGTTGACGGTAGCAATGAAGAAGTTGGAGACGGATGTGCGGGCGAGGTTGTTTGTTCGTACTCCGGGGTCGGGGTATGAGCTGACGGAGGCGGGGCGGCGTTTGTATGAGGAGGGGTCGGAGATTGTGCGGCGGGTGGATGCGGTGGTGGATGAGATTCGGGCGATGGGGCAGCAGTCGCGTCCGCAGCTGCGGGTGGGGTTGACGGTGTTGTTTGCGGTGCAGCATATGCCGGCGATTTCGGCGTTTATTGCGGGGCACACCGATGTTGAAGTGACGTTGGTGCAGAGCGGTTCGATGCAGTTGCAGAAGGCTTTGGTGGCTGATGAGATCGATGTGGCGATTGTGAGTCACCCGATTGTGGAGCCGGAGATTACTGTGTTGTCTTTGCCTGAGGGGGCGGGGTCGTACAGGGTATCGGCGGTGATGCGTTCAGATAATCCGTTGGCGGGGCGGGAGTCGGTGACGTTTGCGCAGCTGCGTTCGGAGCGGTTTTGTGCGTTGTCGGAGCGGTTTGTGTTGGGGCGGGTGTTGCGTTCGCGTGCTGCGGAGGTGGGGTTTACACCTGCGGTGGTGTTGCAGGATGACAGTTGGGAGGTGCTGTTGAATGCGGTGCGTTCGTTGAATGCGGTGGCGTTGTTGCCTTCTGAAGTGGAGAAGATGTCGGTGGTTGAGGGGTTGTCGTGGGTGCCGTTGGACGATAAGGCAAACCGTTTTCCGATTGGTATTGCGACTCATGGCGCAGCGCAGCGCAATGGGGTGGTGGATGAGTTTGTCACGATGATTCGTCAGTGTGGGCGTTCGGCTGTGCTGCGCTCGGGGGTGGGGGATGAGGTTACGGGGTGAGGGTGTGGGCGTGTTCTTCGCCGTTGAGTACGCGTAGGGCTCCGGCAGCGAGGGCGGCCATTTCTGCTTCGCCGGGGTAGGGGTGTAGTGGGGCGATGAATGCGGTGCGTTCGGCGACGAGTGTGCACAGGCGGTTGGAGTGGGCCATGCCTCCGGTGAGGATGATGGCGTCGACGAAGCCTTTCATGGTGGTGGCTAGGCATCCGATTGCTTTGGCGATGTTCAATGCCATGGCTTCGAGGATGAGGGCGGCGTGGGTGTCGCCGTTGTCGATGCGGTCTTCGAGGACGCGTAGGTCGGTGGTGTCGGCGTGGGAGCGTAGTCCGGCTCGGGAGCGGACGAGTTGGGTGAATTCTTCGACGCTCATGGTGTTCAGGAGGGTGGTGACGGTTTTGAGGGGAAGGCCGCCGGAGCGTTCGGCGGAGAATTGGATTTCGTCGTCGGAGATGAAGTCGATGACGGTGCCGTGTTGGTGGGCGCTGGCGGAGCTGCCGCCGCCGATGTGGACGACGATGATGTCGCTGTTGGGGTAGCCCTTGCCGAGTTTGTTGGCCAGGTCGATGGCTACGGCGCGCATGTTGAGGTGGTGGCCGATGCTTTCGCGGTGGATTCCTGCGATGCCGGTGATGCGGGCGACGTCGGATATTTCGTCGACGGTGACGGGGTCGTAGACGTAGGCGGGGGCGTGGGGGATACCGAAGGCGGCTGCCATGATGCGGGCGAGGGGGCCGCCGAGGTTGGAGGCGTGTTGGAGGGTGGGGCGGTTGCGGACGATGTCTTCGAAGGTGTCGTCGACGGTGATGGCGCCGGGGGCGACGGGGCCGATGAGTCCGCCGCGGCCGACGACGGCGTCGAAGTTGTTTTCGCCGCGGTCGCGCAGGATTTTTTCGATGTCGTTGGCGCGGGTGTCGAGTTGGTCGATGACATGGGTGGTGTGTGCGAAGTGGTGGGGGTCGTAGGTGATTTCTTCGCGGAAGAGTTCGGTGGTGTTGTTGTAGACGGCGATTTTGGTGGAGGTTGCTCCGGGGTTGATAGCCAGGATGTGTTTCATGCGTGGTCTCCGAGGATGCGTGCTAGGGCGATGGAGAGGTATTTCTCTTGGGCGGATGAGCTACGTGAGACGAGGATGATGGGTACGGCGGCGCCTAGGACGAGTCCGGCCATGGTTCCGTTGCCGAACATGCTGAGGGATTTGGCTACGGCGTTGCCAGAGACGATGTCGGGGGCGAGGAGGATGGAGGCGTCGCCGCGGATGCGGCCTTTCCAGCCTTTTTCTTCTGCGTGGCTGGGCAGGAGTGCTAGGTCCAGGGATAGGGGTCCTTCGATGGTGATGTCGTTGGTGGCGTGGTTGGTGGTGAAGGTGGTTTGAAGTTCGGCGGAGGGTAGTCGGGGGATGGGGGTTTCGGCGGCTGAGAGCAGGGCGACTTTGGGGTGAGGCTGGCCTAGGAGTCGCATGATGTGGACGGCGTGGTTGATCAGGGGCATCATGTCTTCTTCGCGGGGGACGGTGACCATGCCGCCATCGGTGATGGCGATGATGCGTCCGACGGTGGGGTTGTCGACGAGCATGACGTGGGATAGCAGGGGGCTGGTGCGGATGCCGGTTTCTCGGTCGACGACGGGTTTGAGGAATGTGCCGGTGGAGATGTGCCCTTTCATGAGGGCGTCGGCGTTGCCGGTGCGGGCTAGGCGGACGCCTTCGTTGGCGGCGTGGGTGTCCTCGGCGATGTCGATGAGGTCGTATTGGTCGGGGGTGAGGCGGTGGGCGAGTGTTTTTTCGATGCTGGTTGCCTCGTCGATGAGGGTGGGGTGGATGAGGTTTTTGTGGGTGGCTTGGATGATGCTGTCGAGAACGTGTTCGTCGGCTGCTTTGACGACGGCGACGCGGGCGGCGGGAGTGGTGCTGTCTTGGCTGATGTTGATGAGGTCGTTCATTGTGATCGACACGGGGTGAAGCTCCTTGTGAGTTGTGTGTCGTGTGTGGCTTTTACTGGTGGATGGGGCGCCCTAGCGCGATTTCTGCGGCGTCCATGATGGCTTCGGTGGTGGTGGGGTGGGCGTGGATGGTCAGGGCCATGTCTTCGAGGGTGATGAGGTTTTCTATGCCGAGGGTGACTTCGCCGATGAGTTCTGAGACGTTGGGGCCGACCATGTGGGCGCCGATGAGGCGTCCGGTGGTGGTTTCGGCGATGAGTCGGACGAATCCGGTGGGGTTGTTCATGGATAGGGCTCGTCCGTTGGCGGCCAGGGGGAAGGTTGCGCTGGTGGTTTCGATGCCTGCGGCGGTGGCGGTGTCCGCGGTGTGCCCGACGGTGGCGATTTCGGGGGTGGTGTAGCAGACGGTGGGCATGGCGGCGTAGTCGACTGCTGCGCTGGCGTCGCCGCTGAGCGCTTCAGCGGCGATTTTTGCTTCGTAGCTGGCTTTGTGCGCCAGGGGTGCGCCAGCGACGACGTCGCCGATGGCGAAGATGTGTGGGTATGAGGTGCGGCCTTGGTTATCGACGTTGATCAGGCCGTGCTCGTTCATGTCCAGGCCGATGGCATCTAGGCCGATGCCGTCGGTGTTGGGGGTGCGTCCTACTGTGACGACGGCGTAGTCGGCGGTGATTTCGGTGGTGGTGCCGTTGTGTTCGTAGGTGATGGTGACGCAGGTGTCGTTTTCGCTTCTTGCGGTGGCTTTAGCGCCGGTGATGATCTGGACGCCTTTGGCTTGCATGTGTTGTGTCACCGGTTGGGTGAGGTCGTGGTCGAATCCGTTCAGGACGCAGTCCATGCCTTCAAGGATGGTGACTTTGGTGCCGAAGTCGGCGTAGGCGCTGGCGAGTTCCATCCCGATGTAGCCTCCGCCAATCATGATGAGGGAGTTGGGGACCTGGGGAAGGTTGAGGGCGCCGGTGGAGTCTAGGACGCGTGGCCCGAAGGGGACGCTGCTGATTTCGATGGGGCGCGATCCGGTAGCGATGATGCAGTGTTTGAACCGGTAGGTCTGTCCGTAGACGTCGTCGAAGACGACGCGGATGTTGTGGTCGTCGATGAAGTGGGCTTCACCGGTGACCACTTCGACTTTGTTTTTTTTCAGTAGTCCAGCCACACCGCGGGTGAGTTTGCCGACGACCTGTTCGTTTTTCCAGCGTTGGGTGGCGGCGAAGTCCAAGGTGGTTTCGGTGTTGGTGACACCGAAAAGGTCGGGGGTGCGTGAGGCTGCGTAGTGGTGCCCGGCTTGGATGAGTGCTTTTGAGGGGATGCATCCGACGTTGAGGCAGGCTCCGCCGATGGCGTCGCGTTCAACGCACACCACGTTGTGACCGAGTTGGGCTGCACGGATGGCGGCTACGTATCCGCCGGGTCCTGAGCCGATGACGATGACGTCTGTTTCTGATGCGAAATCTCCGACAACCATGGTGTTCAGCTTTCGGCGAGGAGGAGGTCTGGGTTGTGTAGGAATTCTTTGAGGTCATTGAGTGCCTTTTGGGCGTCGACCCCGTCGATGAGGCGGTGATCGAAGGCGAAGGACAGTTTGCACACGGGGCGCAGAACGGGTTTGCCTTTTTTGTCGGGGAGAAATTCGTCCTCGAAGCGGCCGATGCCGAGGATGGCGGCTTCGGGGGCGTTGATGATGGGGGTGGACCACACGCCGCTGGTGGCGAAACCACCGACGTTGGTGACTGTCATGGATCCGCCACTCATGTCGGCGTTGGTGAGGGTGCCTGCTTTAGCGCGGTTGCTGAGTTCGGTGATTTCTCGGGCGATGTCGAAGAGGGATTTTCGGTCTGCGTCTTTGATGATGGGAACGAATAGGCCACGGTCGGTGTTGGTGGCGACACCGATGTTGAAGGTGTCGTAGTAGATGAATTCGCCAGCTGCCATGTCGACGCGGCCGTTCATGAGGGGGTTTTTCTTGAGCATGGCCACGCATGCTTTAACGATGTAGGGCGTGTAGGTGAGTTTTGCTTTGCGGGTGGCTGCGGTGTCTTTGAGCCGGTTGCGGTGGGCCACGAGTGCGGATACTTCGACTCGGTCGAGGATGGTGACTACCGGCACTGTGGTCACTACTTCGGTGAGTGCGCGGGCTGCGGCTTTGCGGATTGCGGACATTTTTTCGCGGCGTTGCCCGCTGCTGACAGTGGCGGGCAGTGGTGTCGATTCTGCCGCTGGGGTGCTTTTTTCTTTGGTGGTTGGTGCCGGGGTGGCTGGTTGTATGGAGGCACCGTTGGCTAGGTAGGCGTCGATGTCTTCGCGGGTGATTTTGCCGTGGTTTCCACTTCCGGTGATGCAGGTCAGGTCGACGCCTTTGGAGCGGGCGTAGCGGCGCACTCCGGGTACTGCCAGGGTGCGTATGTCTACGCTGCTGGTGGTGGCACTCGCCGGTGGTCGGGGCGTGGTTGTGGTTGGGGTGGTTGCGGGGGTGGGGGTTCCTGAGGTGGGGGTGTTGTCGTTGGTGAGGATGTCGGCGATGACGCTGCCGACGAGTGCTTTTTGTCCTTGGGGTACGTGGAGTTTGGTGATGGTGCCGGTGACGGGGCAGGGCAGTTCAGCGACGACTTTGTCTGATTCGACTTCGACGAGGATGGAGTCTTCGGTGATGGTGTCGCCTTCGGCGACGAACCATTTGGTGATTTCGGTTTCGTGGGTGCCTTCGCCGATGTCGGGCATGGTGAATTGGTACATCGGTTCTCCTCAGAACTGGACGGTTTTGCGGGCCGTTTCGACGATGTCGGCGGCGTTGGGCATCCAGATGGATTCGGCCATGCCGAAGGGGAAGGTGGTGTCGGGGGCGGTGACTCGGCCAACGGGCGCGTCGAGTGTCATGAAGGCGCGTTCGGTGATTTCGCTGATGAGTTGTCCGGTGATGCCGCTTTGGCGTTGTGCTTCTTGGCAGGCGATGGCGCGGTGGGTTTTTTCTACTGATTCCAGGACGGTGTGCATGTCGATGGGGGAGACGGTGCGTAGGTCGATCACTTCGGCGTTGATGCCTTCGTTGGCGAGGGTGGTTGCTGCGTTGAGGGCTTCGTGGACCATGAGGCCGTAGGCGATGATGCTGATGTCGGTGCCTTCACGCACGATGTTGGCTTTGTCTAGGGGGACGGTGTAGTGGCCGTCGGGGACTTCGCCTTTGACGGTGCGGTACATGCGGAGGTGTTCGAGGAAAAAGACGGGGTCGTTGTCTTCGATGGCGGAGATCATGAGGCCTTTGGCGTCGTAGGCGGTGGCGGGGATGACGACGCGTAGGCCGGGGATGTGGGACAGGAGTCCTTCGATGTTGTCTGAGTGCAGTTCGGGGGTGTGTACTCCGCCGCCGAAGGGGGCTCGGATGGCCATGGGCATGGAGCGGGTGCCGCCGTAGCGGTAGCGGAATCGGGCGATTTGTCCGGCGATGGCGTCCATGGCTTCGAAGACGAATCCGCCGAATTGGAGTTCGGGTAGGGGGCGCCAGCCTTCGTTGGCGAGGCCGAGGGCCAGGCCCATGATTCCAGATTCGGCGAGGGGGGTGTTGAATACGCGGTCTTGGCCGTAGGTGGCTTGGAGGCCGTCGGTGATGCGGAAAACGCCGCCGTTGTGGCCGACGTCTTCGCCGAAGATGAGGGTGGTGGGGTCTTGGGCGAGTTTGAGGTCTAGGGCGGCGGTGATGGCTTGGGCGAGGGTCAGTTCAGCCATGATCAGTTGTTCTCCTTGGCTTGGTAGACCGCGATTTGTTCGGTGATGTTCTGGGGTGGGTTTTCGTACATGTTGGTCAGGAAGGTGCTGACTTTTTGGGCGGGGATTTTTCCCATGTCGGTGATGGCTTGTTTGACTTCGGCTTTGACTTGTTCGTCGATGTGGTGGGCCATGTCCTCGTTCCAGAGGTTTTTGCTGGTGAGATGGGTGGCTAGGCGGGTGACGGCGCTGCGGGAGATCCACATGTCGACTTCGTCGTCTTCGCGGTAGCGTTTGGGGTCATCGGACATGGTGTGGGCGCCGGTGCGGTAGGTGAGGGCTTCGATGAGGACGGGCCCGTTTCCTGCTAGTGCGTATTCGCGGGCTTGTTTGACGGCTAGGTAGAGGGCGATGGGGTCGTTGCCGTCGATGCGTAGGGAGGGGATGCCTGCGGCGACGCCTTTTTGGGCGATGGTGGCGGCGGCGGTTTGTTGGGTCAGGGGGGTGGAGATGGCCCATTGGTTGTTTTGGACCACGACGATCAGTGGTGCTTTGTAGATGCCGGCGAAGTTGAGTCCTTCGTAGAAGTCGCCTTGGGAGGTGGCTCCGTCACCGCAGTAGGCCATGACAACGTGGTTGTCGCCTTTTTTCTTTTTTCCTAGGGCTACTCCGGCGGCGTGGGGGATGGATCCGCCGACGATGACTTGAGGTGTCCAGGCTTGGAATTCGGGTTTGTAGGTGTTGCCTTCGACGTGTCCGCGCCACCAGAGGAATGCTTTCCACATGGGCAGGCCGTGTTTGATGAGGGGGGCGATGTCTCGGTAGGTGGGGACGAGGAAGTCGCCTTTGTCGAGGGCGGCGAGTGTGGCGAATTGGCTGGCTTCTTGGCCGCCGCCGGGGGCGTAGTTGGCTAGGGTTCCTTGCCGGTTGAGCATGGTGATGCGCACGTCGAATGTTTTGGCCCATTGCAGGTCTTTCATGAGCTGCACGAGGGTGTTGTCGTCGATTTTTTGCGCGGCTTGGGGGTCGACGATGGTGCCGGTTTCGTCGAGCACTTGGATGATGGGGAAGTCTTCGGCGTAGGTGGTGACCAGGTGGGCCAAGTCGATGTTGGTCAGGGAGTGGGTGGTTGTCATGGGCTGCGCATCTCCTGCTTGTCGAGCGACCTTGTCAAGCACTGTATGAGCAGGGGACGTGGCTGATCCTGGGTTGGGGCGAGGAGTTTATAGCGGTGTTTTATGTACCTATGAGTCTGGGCGTGGGCATGAGTGCGGCCGGGTAGGTGAGTTCAGGACTTGCCTACCCGGCCGTGGTGGTTGCTGGGTTAGTTGCTGCGGTGGGCTTGGTAGTACTCGATGAGGGATTTGGTGGAGGAGTCTTGGTCGGCGAGGGCTTGGGCATCGCCGCCGACGGCGGGGGTGATTTGGGTGGCGAGTTGTTTGCCGAGTTCTACTCCCCATTGGTCGAAGGAGTCGATGCCCCAGACGATTCCTTGGGTGAAGGTGATGTGTTCGTAGAGTGCGATGAGTTGGCCTAGGACGCTGGGGGTCAGGGCGGGGGCCATGATGGAGGTGGTGGGTTTGTTCCCGGTGAATACGCGTGCCGGGACGATGTTTTCGGCGGTTCCTTCGGCGCGGACTTCGTCGGCGGTTTTACCGAAGGCGAGGGCTTTGGTTTGGGCGAAGAAGTTGGCGAGGAAGAGTTCGTGGACGTCTGCGCCTGCAGCGGTGCTGTCTTTGAGGGGGTGTGCGGGGGTGGCGACGGCGATGAAGTCGGCGGGGATGAGTTGGGTGCCTTGGTGGATGAGTTGGTAGAAGGCGTGTTGTCCGTTGGTGCCGGGTTCGCCCCAGAACACTTCGCCGGTTTCGGTGGTGACGGGGGTGCCATCCCAGCGCACAGATTTTCCGTTGGATTCCATGGTGAGTTGTTGCAGGTATGCGGGGAATCGGTGGAGGTATTGGGCGTAGGGAAGGACGGCGTGAGTGCTGGCGCCGAGGAAGTTGCGGTACCAGATGTTCAGCAGTCCCATGAGGGCTGGGACGTTGCTGGCTAGGGGGGTGGTGCGGAAGTGTTCGTCGATGGCGTGGAATCCGGCGAGGAAGTCACGGAAGTTGTCTGGCCCTAGGGCGATGGCTAGGGCGGTGCCGACTGCGGAGTCGACGGAGTAGCGGCCGCCGACCCAGTCCCAGAATCCGAAGGCGTTGTTGGGGTCGATCCCGAAGGCGCTGACTTTGTCCAGGGCGGTGGAGACGGCGACGAAGTGTTTGGCGACGGCTTCGGAGCGGGAGTTCTCGGAGCCGTCGATGGCGCCGTTGGTGGTGAGGGTGTCAAGGAGCCAGGTTTTGGCTAGGCGGGCGTTGGTGAGGGTTTCGAGGGTGGTGAATGTTTTTGAGGCGACGATGATGAGGGTGGTTTCGGGGTCGAGGTCGTGGAGTTTTTCGGCGCCGTCGGTGGGGTCAATGTTGGAGATGAAGCGGCAGGTGAGGCCTTTTTGGGTATAGGGCAGGAGGGCTTCGTAGGCCATGACGGGGCCGAGGTCAGAGCCTCCGATGCCGATGTTGATGACTGTTTCGATGCGTTTGCCGGTGACGCCTTTCCAATCACCGGAACGGACTTTGTCGGCGAATGCGTAGACGCGTTCGAGGGTGTCATGGACATCGGCGGTGACGTTTTGGCCATCCACGGTGAGGCTGGTGGTGGCGGGGGCGCGTAGGGCGGTGTGTAGGACTGCTCTGTCTTCGGTGATGTTGATGTGTTCGCCTGCGAACATGGCGTCGCGTCGTTCGGTGAGGTTGACCTGTTCGGCGAGGTGGATCAGGGCGGTGAGGATTTCGTCGGTGATGATGTTTTTGGATAGGTCGACGTGTAGGTCGGCGGCGTGGAAGGTGAAGCGTTTGGCGCGGTTGGGGTCGTGTGCGAACCAGGCGCGTAGGTCGGGGGTTGTTGTTTCCTTGAGCGTGGTCAGCTCGGCCCAGGCTGTGGTTGCGGTTGCGTCAACGGGGGTGGTCATGCTGTGCACCTTCCGGTCGTTTCGTTCGTCGGTGCCCAATCGGCCGCTCGAAACGGTGTGAGAGGTCGGGGGCGTGAGCCGCGCATAGATGTGGCTGCTCTCGTTCTCCAGCCTAGTTGCAGGACAGGGAAAGTTACTGAAGTGCTTCGGGGGATTGAGCAGGAGGATGGCCTGCCGGTCTGCCGCGCTGAGGTAGACGTTGCGGCGTGGCTGTTCATCCGGCGCCCAGAAGGCTTCTCGTTCCGTTACCCCCGAGATCACCGCGGTGGGTATACCCGGCTGCTTCCAGCTTGTCGATCGCGGCAGGAATCTCCTCGTCGCTAGCGACGAGGATGTCGATGTCCAGGGTAGGTTTGGCGGCCTGGCACGGACGTGGATCCCACGTGCTCGATGGCTTCCACTTGCACCCCGGTCAGCGTGGCAGCGAGGTCGGCAGCAACCTGCTTGAACTGCTCAGCCCATCGCGGGTCAGCTGTTACGACTATCACGCTCATGTCCCCGAGTTTCCCACGTGCGCCGTCCTGTTAGCGCAGCCTGAGCAGGCCTGACCTCGACTGCGACGTGACGCCAGGTGTGTGGCGTGATTTGCGCCCAGAGATGCCCCATGCACATGTATGGTGGCCTCGTTGACAACCCGTTAACTGACATCCTTTAAAGACCGTCCCGTGAGGCGGGTAAGGAGGTCTGTTCGCCATGGCGTCAGACAACAAGCATGCCCTGAAACAGGGTGAATCAGATCCGGCTATCGCCGAGACATTCCGCACAGTTCTTGGGCCAGATGAAATCGCCCGCGCTTTGCGCCGCATGGCCCACGAAGTCCTCGAAGCAAACAAAGGTAGTGAGGACCTCATCGTTCTCGGTATCCGCACTCGCGGAGTTCCTTTGGCTTGCAGGCTAGCCACGTTGATGACTGAGGTTGAAGGCCGCCCAGTCACAGTGGGCAACCTGGACATCACGCTCTACCGCGACGATCTGCGCAGCAACCCGACTCGCTCCCTAGAGGGCACGTCGATCCCCACCGGAGGTATCGATGACAAAGTCGTGGTTCTCGTAGACGACGTTCTCTACTCGGGCCGTACCATCCGTGCAGCTCTGGATGCGCTCAATGACTTGGGGCGGCCTCGCGCAGTCCGCTTGGCAGTCCTGGTGGACCGTGGCCACCGTGAGCTGCCCATTCGGGCAGACATCGTTGGTAAGAACCTGCCCACCTCCAGCAAAGAACGCGTTGCCGTGACGGTCTCAGAAACCGATGGGATCGATGAGGTCCGCATCTACGGAGGCGAGGCCTGATGCAACTGCCACACTTGCTCGACACCGAGGGTTTAAGCCGTCAGACCATCACGACCATCCTCGACACTGCCGAGGAGATGGCGCAGGTGCAGCAGCGGGAAGTGAAAAAACTTCCGGCACTGCGTGGACGCACCATCGTCAACATGTTCTTCGAGGACTCCACACGTACGCGGCTGTCTTTTGACCTTGCCGCTAAGCGCCTGTCCGCAGACACGATGGCTTTCACCGCCAAGGGCAGCTCTACTTCCAAAGGCGAGTCACTGCGCGACACGGTTCTTACCCTTAAAGCGATGGGTGTCGATGGGTTTGTCATTCGTCACTCCGTCTCCGGGGCACCCAAACTCGCGATGGAATGGAGCGGCCTGCCGGTTCTGAACGCTGGTGATGGGCGCCACGCTCACCCCACCCAAGCACTGCTCGACGCATTCGCGATGCGGCGAGCCTTGGGCGACTTGGAAGGCAAGC
Proteins encoded:
- the pdhA gene encoding pyruvate dehydrogenase (acetyl-transferring) E1 component subunit alpha, whose product is MTTTHSLTNIDLAHLVTTYAEDFPIIQVLDETGTIVDPQAAQKIDDNTLVQLMKDLQWAKTFDVRITMLNRQGTLANYAPGGGQEASQFATLAALDKGDFLVPTYRDIAPLIKHGLPMWKAFLWWRGHVEGNTYKPEFQAWTPQVIVGGSIPHAAGVALGKKKKGDNHVVMAYCGDGATSQGDFYEGLNFAGIYKAPLIVVVQNNQWAISTPLTQQTAAATIAQKGVAAGIPSLRIDGNDPIALYLAVKQAREYALAGNGPVLIEALTYRTGAHTMSDDPKRYREDDEVDMWISRSAVTRLATHLTSKNLWNEDMAHHIDEQVKAEVKQAITDMGKIPAQKVSTFLTNMYENPPQNITEQIAVYQAKENN
- a CDS encoding alpha-ketoacid dehydrogenase subunit beta → MAELTLAQAITAALDLKLAQDPTTLIFGEDVGHNGGVFRITDGLQATYGQDRVFNTPLAESGIMGLALGLANEGWRPLPELQFGGFVFEAMDAIAGQIARFRYRYGGTRSMPMAIRAPFGGGVHTPELHSDNIEGLLSHIPGLRVVIPATAYDAKGLMISAIEDNDPVFFLEHLRMYRTVKGEVPDGHYTVPLDKANIVREGTDISIIAYGLMVHEALNAATTLANEGINAEVIDLRTVSPIDMHTVLESVEKTHRAIACQEAQRQSGITGQLISEITERAFMTLDAPVGRVTAPDTTFPFGMAESIWMPNAADIVETARKTVQF
- the pyrR gene encoding bifunctional pyr operon transcriptional regulator/uracil phosphoribosyltransferase PyrR, yielding MASDNKHALKQGESDPAIAETFRTVLGPDEIARALRRMAHEVLEANKGSEDLIVLGIRTRGVPLACRLATLMTEVEGRPVTVGNLDITLYRDDLRSNPTRSLEGTSIPTGGIDDKVVVLVDDVLYSGRTIRAALDALNDLGRPRAVRLAVLVDRGHRELPIRADIVGKNLPTSSKERVAVTVSETDGIDEVRIYGGEA
- the pgi gene encoding glucose-6-phosphate isomerase, encoding MTTPVDATATTAWAELTTLKETTTPDLRAWFAHDPNRAKRFTFHAADLHVDLSKNIITDEILTALIHLAEQVNLTERRDAMFAGEHINITEDRAVLHTALRAPATTSLTVDGQNVTADVHDTLERVYAFADKVRSGDWKGVTGKRIETVINIGIGGSDLGPVMAYEALLPYTQKGLTCRFISNIDPTDGAEKLHDLDPETTLIIVASKTFTTLETLTNARLAKTWLLDTLTTNGAIDGSENSRSEAVAKHFVAVSTALDKVSAFGIDPNNAFGFWDWVGGRYSVDSAVGTALAIALGPDNFRDFLAGFHAIDEHFRTTPLASNVPALMGLLNIWYRNFLGASTHAVLPYAQYLHRFPAYLQQLTMESNGKSVRWDGTPVTTETGEVFWGEPGTNGQHAFYQLIHQGTQLIPADFIAVATPAHPLKDSTAAGADVHELFLANFFAQTKALAFGKTADEVRAEGTAENIVPARVFTGNKPTTSIMAPALTPSVLGQLIALYEHITFTQGIVWGIDSFDQWGVELGKQLATQITPAVGGDAQALADQDSSTKSLIEYYQAHRSN